A portion of the Bacteroides faecium genome contains these proteins:
- a CDS encoding surface glycan-binding family protein: MNLKTLFSWGLMVLVIVLSGHFVTSCTDPETTDSTKFAIFYSGVTDIGPSMNFNLNSPTYIGATPSDFAITKITLDDEMYSTDCFVIDTNSGSISLQNTENLPVGIYKLTISCTSNGNRHEFKDAVTVNMLAPVPDGITVEPSEVTIDFADIDNEDATAQVTTDKDTHVSITKHEIIQEEGKEYFAITKTGKISINRDYEGEIPPGKYILNLKLTTGAGTGIFENAVTFNITSKPLSLLYTPNSVRAEKNTAYVSTAPVLKGSLEELVYSIKSITPENAPITIDPATGILSLSENSELEIDTECKVNVSVTNKYGSTDFDEAFIITIVAFINPITTFSYDNQEGIQGTAFSFSPTEIDGDEVSYEFVNLPAELDKKLNIEGHSGVISTKKGNTIPINDYTIQVKARNTKNEKITSFNLSIKENKNYFTYIRYGNNLGLDEAVEASQYRVNDNNELAGLNLKPKTDAKDGVQLTWSVVIKHQMKNTTINPANGELTLKGYKANQCGMIIVTATAGKDTPAEVSVSTPVFFNFPATSGIIVKYSPFAFRVNPTKGGISKAPVIEGVSDLSQFAMDYRRTFNYYSVDGNSIDGQPVKGNGSFATYIWETYYKSIGKEAAVNYGARPPMSYYDNSSNLTQAYAYVDPTSNWAVRVNPGKWKDKNEVYANGAMIGQMTFITEGDSGKVGDGTQIFPFIIWFDPNF, from the coding sequence ATGAACCTTAAAACATTATTTAGTTGGGGACTGATGGTCTTAGTGATCGTCTTGTCGGGACACTTTGTCACCTCTTGTACAGACCCGGAAACAACTGATTCTACCAAATTTGCCATTTTTTACTCAGGAGTGACAGATATCGGGCCTTCTATGAACTTTAATCTCAATTCACCGACATATATCGGTGCTACTCCCTCAGATTTCGCAATCACGAAGATTACGCTTGACGATGAAATGTACAGTACAGATTGCTTTGTAATCGACACCAATAGTGGTTCCATCTCTTTGCAAAATACAGAGAACCTACCCGTAGGCATATATAAACTAACAATATCCTGTACATCAAACGGCAATCGTCACGAATTCAAAGATGCAGTAACAGTAAACATGCTGGCTCCCGTACCTGATGGAATTACTGTAGAACCTAGTGAAGTTACTATCGACTTTGCAGATATTGATAATGAAGATGCAACCGCCCAGGTGACAACAGACAAGGATACCCATGTATCCATCACCAAACATGAAATTATTCAGGAAGAAGGAAAAGAGTACTTCGCTATCACCAAAACTGGAAAAATCAGTATTAATAGAGATTACGAAGGTGAAATACCTCCAGGAAAATATATACTGAACCTAAAACTAACTACTGGTGCAGGGACGGGTATATTTGAGAATGCAGTAACTTTCAATATTACATCTAAACCATTATCACTGTTATATACCCCCAATTCAGTCAGAGCAGAAAAGAATACGGCATACGTTTCTACCGCACCAGTATTGAAAGGCTCTTTAGAAGAACTGGTTTACAGCATCAAGTCTATCACACCCGAAAATGCACCTATCACCATAGATCCAGCAACAGGTATCTTGTCATTAAGTGAAAACAGTGAATTAGAAATTGATACAGAATGTAAGGTAAACGTATCAGTTACCAACAAATATGGAAGTACTGATTTCGACGAAGCTTTCATTATAACCATCGTCGCATTTATTAATCCTATCACTACTTTTTCTTATGATAATCAAGAAGGAATTCAAGGTACAGCATTTTCATTCTCTCCTACTGAAATAGATGGCGATGAAGTCAGTTACGAATTTGTGAATCTTCCAGCAGAATTGGATAAAAAGTTGAATATCGAAGGACATTCGGGAGTAATATCTACCAAAAAAGGCAATACCATTCCAATAAATGACTATACTATTCAGGTAAAAGCCCGCAATACTAAAAATGAAAAGATCACTTCTTTCAACCTGAGCATCAAAGAAAATAAAAATTACTTTACTTATATCCGTTATGGGAACAATCTTGGTCTGGATGAAGCTGTTGAAGCAAGTCAATATAGAGTAAATGACAACAATGAACTGGCAGGATTGAATCTCAAACCTAAGACAGATGCAAAAGATGGCGTTCAACTCACATGGAGTGTAGTTATCAAACACCAAATGAAAAATACAACCATAAATCCTGCAAACGGAGAACTGACATTGAAAGGTTATAAAGCCAACCAATGTGGTATGATTATAGTAACCGCAACAGCGGGGAAAGACACGCCAGCCGAAGTATCTGTCAGCACTCCTGTGTTCTTTAATTTTCCTGCCACAAGTGGAATTATTGTAAAATATTCCCCATTTGCGTTCAGAGTAAATCCGACAAAGGGAGGGATCTCTAAGGCTCCGGTCATTGAAGGTGTAAGTGACCTATCCCAGTTCGCTATGGACTATAGAAGAACATTCAATTATTACAGTGTAGATGGTAATTCCATTGATGGACAGCCAGTAAAAGGCAACGGCTCTTTTGCAACTTATATTTGGGAAACTTATTATAAATCTATCGGCAAAGAAGCCGCAGTTAATTATGGAGCAAGACCACCAATGTCTTACTATGATAACAGCAGTAATCTTACCCAAGCATATGCTTACGTGGATCCGACATCAAATTGGGCTGTAAGAGTGAATCCAGGCAAATGGAAAGACAAAAATGAGGTTTATGCCAACGGTGCGATGATTGGACAAATGACTTTTATCACTGAAGGAGATAGTGGCAAAGTTGGAGATGGTACTCAAATATTCCCATTCATCATTTGGTTTGACCCCAATTTTTAA
- the hepC gene encoding heparin-sulfate lyase HepC — protein MKNIFFICIVSLLAFTGCTDDDENLILKGDGNITYPQQKPNNVINERLFDVINLDYPGLEKAKAHYEAGDLYFAAEALLKYYQTRTDAPVNPTLNLMNITKTEEDQTKADQALTYRFYVKNFTDPKDGLPYQLSKTDGKLNWENRPSDTSDEYPKQLHRHQWFIPQAKVYRCSNDEKYIQSWIEVYGDWIFQNPKPETEADGIKPWWQLQTASRLADQVELFEYYKNSINFTPEWFSIFMTSFADHCDYLTQYPYKEGGNILATQGSALAFAGTLYPEFKDSKKWAETGFNYIGNQFLEDGMHHELDLSYHIDVVNTCYKLIKLIDANDLGDKLAPDIKSSLQKAADIIMQFTFPNYCEGTNFDVKDYNNKNFYVPGFNDTRQVSWNRSVLNNNFKRFAELFPDNEEFKYMAAYGKNNIGACPDIEPKIFPNSGYYILRNGWEKTSTMMILSNNNSGSTVLQPWSHNQPDNGTFELYYNGRNFFPDSGVRDYYTYSGSDASTVNARRAEFRQSKMHNTLILGGENYTKTQGKYLSAGKIENNTEVVVFENPGYSNLTHRRYIFFVEKKFFVIVDEGIGEGTKTKPVSIHFNLCEGTNNEVIIDKDEKGAHTNFASGSNILVRTIATNDNDNISLTKTTGKVSYNTIAELSFNRPAYYIDMAAGKRDAARFLTVIYPVDGSTDGINITGSMKQEYDANGVSCSVAVGDKTYSLNYQIQ, from the coding sequence ATGAAGAACATTTTCTTTATTTGTATAGTCTCTCTACTCGCATTCACTGGATGCACAGATGATGATGAGAATCTTATTCTTAAGGGTGATGGTAACATTACCTATCCTCAACAAAAGCCAAACAACGTTATTAATGAAAGGCTTTTTGATGTGATCAACCTAGATTATCCTGGCTTAGAAAAAGCTAAAGCACATTATGAAGCTGGTGACTTGTATTTTGCAGCAGAAGCTCTATTGAAATATTATCAAACAAGAACAGATGCGCCAGTGAATCCAACTCTAAATTTAATGAATATTACTAAGACAGAAGAAGATCAAACGAAGGCTGATCAAGCATTGACATACCGATTTTATGTTAAGAACTTCACTGATCCCAAAGATGGATTACCATATCAGCTTAGTAAAACCGATGGCAAACTTAACTGGGAGAATCGTCCAAGTGATACTAGTGACGAATACCCCAAACAACTACATCGTCATCAATGGTTTATTCCTCAAGCAAAAGTATATCGTTGCTCAAATGATGAAAAATATATTCAATCATGGATAGAAGTCTATGGTGATTGGATTTTCCAAAATCCAAAACCTGAAACTGAAGCAGATGGAATCAAACCTTGGTGGCAATTACAAACCGCATCTCGATTAGCCGATCAAGTAGAACTATTTGAATATTACAAAAACTCCATTAATTTCACTCCAGAATGGTTTTCTATTTTCATGACCAGCTTTGCAGACCATTGTGATTATCTAACACAATACCCATATAAAGAAGGTGGTAACATATTAGCAACACAAGGTAGCGCATTAGCTTTTGCAGGAACATTATATCCAGAATTCAAGGATTCGAAAAAATGGGCAGAAACCGGCTTCAATTATATTGGGAATCAATTTTTAGAAGATGGCATGCACCATGAATTAGATTTAAGTTATCATATCGACGTAGTCAATACTTGCTATAAACTTATTAAACTAATTGATGCTAATGATCTCGGTGATAAATTAGCCCCTGATATAAAATCATCTCTTCAAAAAGCTGCAGACATAATAATGCAATTCACCTTCCCAAACTATTGCGAAGGGACAAATTTCGATGTGAAAGATTACAATAATAAGAATTTTTACGTACCGGGATTCAACGATACGCGACAAGTGTCATGGAATCGCAGTGTTCTTAATAATAACTTCAAAAGATTTGCTGAACTCTTCCCTGATAATGAAGAATTTAAATACATGGCTGCTTATGGGAAAAACAACATTGGAGCATGTCCTGACATAGAACCTAAAATATTTCCTAACTCAGGCTATTACATATTACGTAACGGTTGGGAAAAAACATCTACAATGATGATATTAAGCAATAATAATTCAGGAAGTACAGTTCTTCAGCCGTGGTCTCATAATCAACCGGATAACGGAACATTTGAACTATATTATAATGGACGCAATTTCTTTCCTGATTCAGGTGTACGTGATTACTATACATATAGTGGTTCGGATGCTTCTACTGTTAATGCAAGACGCGCCGAATTCCGTCAAAGTAAGATGCATAATACTTTAATTTTGGGTGGAGAGAACTACACCAAAACTCAAGGCAAATATTTAAGTGCCGGCAAAATAGAAAATAATACAGAAGTTGTTGTATTTGAAAATCCAGGATATTCAAATTTAACTCATCGCCGTTATATCTTCTTTGTAGAAAAGAAATTCTTTGTTATTGTTGACGAAGGAATCGGAGAAGGTACTAAGACCAAACCGGTAAGCATACACTTCAATTTATGTGAAGGGACAAATAATGAAGTTATTATTGACAAGGATGAAAAAGGTGCACATACGAACTTTGCAAGTGGAAGTAATATTCTCGTTCGTACCATAGCAACCAATGATAATGATAACATTTCACTCACAAAAACCACAGGTAAAGTTTCCTATAACACAATAGCAGAACTATCCTTTAATCGCCCGGCTTATTATATTGATATGGCAGCAGGAAAAAGAGATGCTGCTCGTTTCTTAACTGTAATATATCCGGTAGACGGCAGTACAGATGGAATTAATATTACCGGTAGTATGAAACAAGAATACGATGCCAATGGAGTTTCCTGTTCGGTAGCCGTTGGTGATAAAACTTATAGCTTGAATTATCAAATCCAATAA
- the hepC gene encoding heparin-sulfate lyase HepC, whose amino-acid sequence MKNIFLICSCAFLTFSGCIDNVNELLTSNNIDVTSSYDTQICHTTLNDTIETRLFDVINLNYPGLEKVREFYEAGKFYNATSALLEYYRNRTEVNNPNINLVNPTISPFNQNIADQALEYKFYVRSFYESKDENGIESYYSFWDENQKKINWNANLDKETSQEFKYQLHRHQWMLPQAIAYFISKDEKYIQSWIEVYSDWLNTFPHEPGTVFPPEGGAGNDKDYQWKGLQVAERVTSQVDIMPYFIHSINFTPEWLSIFLSTFEKEVESIRLNYYLSSNHSLSQAQAITTAGILMPEFKNSEVWATEGASKMNEEMDKQLLEDGVHFELDPSYHIASISSFREIYDLAKVNNKVNLLPASYISKLKKATEFVKDIIYPNYTLDNFNDTRASSYTKSVLLKNFKIYASMYPDDQEMLWMSTEGKKGTAPTHLTSAYEESGYYMLRNGWGKSSTMMILKNNNNPDQQWHCQPDNGTFGLYRNTRNFFPDAGVYSYNTDSNRANYRATKNHNTLTVMSKTIGEEQGGVTEGKLLKLETLNNIDILVTENASYNNITHRRAIFYVNKNFFVIADEGYGSIGSNKVNLNFHMLTDKTYPTVYDDLKSSKQYGAHTTFTDNNNMLIRTFSETEQDFSVTTSTSKISNKLGDNTAGSRAGYQYTIRQPKTTESIPITAARFISVIYPFGDISEINNLNIDAKFIDNENSAPGTFHPKGISIKVTINGQEYDLSYSL is encoded by the coding sequence CAACATTAAATGATACCATTGAAACTAGATTATTCGATGTTATCAACCTTAACTATCCTGGATTAGAAAAAGTAAGAGAATTCTATGAAGCAGGTAAATTTTATAATGCAACAAGTGCATTATTAGAATACTATAGAAATAGAACCGAAGTTAATAATCCCAATATTAATTTAGTAAATCCAACTATTTCACCCTTCAATCAAAATATTGCAGACCAAGCATTAGAATATAAATTCTATGTTCGCAGTTTCTATGAAAGTAAAGATGAGAATGGCATTGAATCTTATTACTCTTTTTGGGACGAGAATCAAAAAAAGATAAATTGGAATGCCAACTTGGATAAAGAAACAAGTCAAGAATTCAAATACCAACTTCATCGCCACCAATGGATGCTTCCTCAAGCAATAGCTTATTTTATAAGTAAAGATGAAAAATACATTCAATCATGGATCGAAGTCTATAGTGACTGGTTAAATACATTTCCACATGAACCTGGAACTGTTTTTCCTCCAGAAGGTGGAGCAGGTAACGACAAAGATTACCAATGGAAAGGATTACAAGTAGCGGAACGTGTCACATCACAAGTGGATATTATGCCTTATTTCATCCATTCTATAAACTTTACCCCTGAATGGCTTTCGATTTTCTTATCTACATTTGAAAAAGAAGTAGAGTCTATTCGGCTCAATTATTATTTAAGTAGTAATCATTCTCTTTCGCAGGCACAAGCTATAACCACAGCAGGTATTTTAATGCCTGAATTTAAAAATTCAGAAGTATGGGCAACAGAAGGAGCATCAAAAATGAATGAAGAAATGGATAAACAGCTTTTAGAAGATGGAGTCCATTTTGAATTAGATCCTAGTTATCACATAGCATCCATATCAAGTTTTCGAGAAATTTACGATCTTGCCAAAGTAAACAACAAAGTAAATTTGCTTCCGGCTTCTTATATTAGCAAACTCAAGAAAGCTACAGAATTTGTAAAAGATATTATTTATCCTAATTATACTCTTGACAACTTTAATGATACACGCGCTAGCTCATATACCAAAAGTGTGTTACTTAAGAATTTTAAAATATATGCAAGTATGTATCCAGACGATCAAGAAATGTTATGGATGTCCACTGAAGGTAAAAAAGGAACAGCCCCTACTCATCTCACAAGTGCATATGAAGAATCAGGTTATTATATGCTCCGCAACGGTTGGGGGAAATCTTCAACAATGATGATATTAAAAAACAACAACAATCCTGATCAACAATGGCATTGTCAACCGGACAATGGGACATTTGGTTTATATCGTAATACACGCAATTTTTTCCCAGATGCAGGTGTTTATAGTTATAATACAGATAGTAATCGTGCTAATTATAGAGCTACCAAAAATCATAATACTTTGACGGTCATGAGTAAAACTATAGGAGAAGAACAAGGTGGAGTTACGGAAGGCAAATTACTAAAATTAGAGACTCTAAATAATATAGATATTCTAGTAACTGAGAATGCATCATACAATAATATAACTCATCGTAGAGCCATTTTTTATGTAAATAAAAACTTTTTTGTCATAGCAGATGAAGGCTATGGTTCAATAGGAAGCAATAAAGTTAATCTTAATTTCCATATGCTAACAGATAAAACATATCCAACAGTATATGATGATCTAAAGTCATCTAAACAGTACGGGGCCCATACTACATTCACAGATAATAATAACATGTTAATCAGAACTTTTTCAGAAACAGAACAAGACTTCTCTGTCACAACGTCAACAAGTAAAATATCCAACAAATTAGGAGATAATACGGCTGGTTCAAGAGCAGGTTATCAGTACACTATTCGACAACCTAAAACCACGGAATCAATTCCCATCACAGCCGCACGTTTCATATCAGTTATTTATCCGTTTGGAGATATTTCCGAAATTAATAATCTAAATATTGATGCTAAATTTATTGATAATGAAAATTCAGCTCCAGGAACTTTTCATCCCAAAGGTATTTCTATCAAAGTAACGATTAATGGACAAGAATATGATTTATCATATTCTCTATAA